One segment of Anser cygnoides isolate HZ-2024a breed goose chromosome 5, Taihu_goose_T2T_genome, whole genome shotgun sequence DNA contains the following:
- the WT1 gene encoding Wilms tumor protein isoform X12 → MTSQLECMTWNQMNLGSTLKGHTAGYENENHSAPMLYSCGAQYRIHTHGVFRGIQDVRRVPGVAPTIVRSASETNEKRPFMCAYPGCNKRYFKLSHLQMHSRKHTGEKPYQCDFKDCERRFSRSDQLKRHQRRHTGVKPFQCKTCQRKFSRSDHLKTHTRTHTGKTSEKPFSCRWPSCQKKFARSDELVRHHNMHQRNMTKLQLAL, encoded by the exons CCATACAGCAGGATATGAAAATGAGAACCACAGTGCTCCCATGTTATACAGCTGTGGGGCCCAATACAGAATACACACCCATGGAGTTTTTAGAGGCATACAA GATGTCCGACGGGTGCCAGGAGTAGCACCAACTATTGTCCGATCAGCAAGCGAGACAAATGAAAAACGTCCCTTCATGTGCGCGTACCCTGGCTGTAACAAGAGATACTTTAAGTTGTCCCATTTACAGATGCACAGCAGAAAGCACACTG GTGAAAAACCCTATCAGTGTGATTTTAAGGACTGTGAACGAAGATTTTCTCGTTCAGACCAACTCAAACGGCACCAAAGACGACACACAG GTGTGAAACCCTTCCAGTGTAAAACCTGTCAGAGAAAGTTCTCCAGATCTGATCATCTGAAGACTCATACCAGGACTCATACAGGTAAAACAA GTGAAAAGCCTTTCAGTTGCCGGTGGCCCAGCTGTCAAAAAAAATTTGCCAGGTCTGATGAATTAGTTCGTCATCACAACATGCACCAGAGGAACATGACTAAACTGCAGTTGGCCCTTTAG